A DNA window from Iodobacter ciconiae contains the following coding sequences:
- the waaA gene encoding lipid IV(A) 3-deoxy-D-manno-octulosonic acid transferase, with translation MSRWLYHALLCCAFPLIFLYLLKRSKRQSTYRQHWRERLGFYASTPNNGPLIWLHAVSVGETRATAPLITALKTAYPQHRFLISCMTPTGRATAQELFAEFAEIVYLPYDYPGAVGRFLEHFRPGFGVLMETEIWPNLIHGCADRNMPLFLANARLSEKSLKGYLKIGSLIKPAVARLAGVLAQSEMDATRLKQLGSSNTHIVGNIKFDNLPDENAIAHGLSWRYNFGSRNVLLFASSRDGEEALLLDALANWPESLLLILVPRHPQRFDEVATLLEHRSLKVLKRSTWDESPLSKEVQVLLGDSMGEMIRYYTASDLAIIGGSILPFGSQNLIEACALGTPVLLGPSTYNFSQAAIEAITCHAAWQGEDIHAIIQQAMYLLAHAEERKVMGQAGKTFASAHRGATQKLLSYLPPAAKKPRS, from the coding sequence ATGAGCCGCTGGCTTTATCACGCTCTGCTCTGCTGCGCTTTCCCTCTTATCTTTTTGTATCTGCTCAAGCGCTCCAAACGCCAGTCTACTTATCGTCAGCACTGGCGTGAGCGGCTGGGCTTTTATGCCAGCACACCAAATAATGGGCCATTAATCTGGCTGCACGCAGTATCGGTAGGCGAAACCCGTGCGACAGCGCCCTTAATTACAGCACTTAAAACTGCCTATCCGCAGCACCGTTTTTTAATCAGCTGCATGACGCCAACCGGCCGCGCTACTGCACAAGAGTTGTTTGCTGAGTTTGCCGAAATTGTCTATCTGCCTTACGACTATCCCGGCGCGGTAGGGCGCTTTTTAGAGCATTTTCGGCCTGGCTTTGGCGTGCTGATGGAAACTGAAATCTGGCCCAATCTGATTCATGGCTGCGCCGATCGCAACATGCCCTTGTTTTTAGCCAATGCACGTTTATCTGAGAAATCACTCAAGGGTTATTTAAAAATCGGCTCTTTAATCAAACCCGCCGTAGCCCGTCTTGCCGGTGTATTGGCTCAAAGTGAAATGGATGCCACCCGCTTAAAGCAATTAGGCAGCAGCAACACGCATATTGTTGGCAATATCAAATTTGATAATCTGCCCGATGAAAACGCCATCGCCCATGGGCTAAGCTGGCGTTACAACTTTGGATCCCGCAATGTACTGCTGTTTGCATCCAGCCGCGATGGCGAAGAAGCGTTGCTGCTTGATGCTCTGGCAAACTGGCCAGAATCACTGCTATTAATTCTGGTGCCACGCCATCCGCAGCGCTTCGATGAAGTCGCCACGCTTTTAGAGCATCGTAGTTTAAAGGTATTAAAACGCAGCACTTGGGATGAAAGCCCGCTAAGCAAAGAAGTACAAGTTTTACTAGGGGACTCGATGGGGGAAATGATCCGCTACTACACCGCCAGTGATCTGGCCATTATCGGCGGCTCCATCCTGCCCTTTGGCAGCCAGAACCTGATTGAAGCCTGCGCCTTGGGCACGCCTGTATTACTGGGACCATCTACCTATAATTTTAGCCAGGCTGCTATAGAAGCCATCACCTGCCATGCGGCATGGCAGGGCGAAGACATCCACGCCATCATCCAACAAGCCATGTATTTATTAGCCCATGCCGAAGAGCGCAAAGTCATGGGGCAAGCAGGCAAAACCTTCGCCAGCGCACATCGGGGCGCTACCCAGAAATTGCTTTCTTATTTGCCTCCTGCAGCAAAAAAACCCCGATCTTGA
- the waaC gene encoding lipopolysaccharide heptosyltransferase I, whose translation MFQTLIIRLSSMGDVIHHFPALSDLARHRPDIAIDWVVEEGFAALPALHPAVRTVIPTALRRWRKAPLKSRAEFLNFRRQLRHCQYDLILDSQGLIKSAFVAKQALGPISGYDRVSAREGLASLAYQHKYPVSRHQHAIIRNRQLSAQAFNYEIDDNINYGLNIPQLDLPWRPGQAYAVLLSATSRSDKEWAEDNWITLGKRLDAIGICSVLPWGSTLEQERSQRLAAAIPHAVCPPQMSLKEAASLLAASQVVVGVDTGLAHLAAAVAVPVIAIFCASDPQLTGVLASSYAVNLGNNGAPPSLESVWQATLDGIK comes from the coding sequence ATGTTTCAGACCCTCATTATTCGTCTCTCCTCGATGGGAGACGTCATCCATCATTTTCCTGCTCTTAGCGATTTAGCCAGGCACAGGCCCGATATTGCCATCGATTGGGTGGTAGAAGAGGGCTTTGCTGCCTTGCCTGCTTTACACCCTGCAGTGCGTACAGTTATTCCAACTGCATTACGACGCTGGCGTAAGGCACCGCTTAAATCCAGAGCAGAATTTTTAAACTTTCGCCGTCAATTACGTCACTGCCAATATGATTTAATTCTTGATTCGCAAGGCTTAATTAAAAGCGCCTTTGTTGCTAAACAAGCCCTTGGCCCAATTAGTGGCTACGACAGAGTATCGGCAAGGGAAGGCTTAGCCAGCCTGGCGTATCAGCACAAATATCCGGTATCACGTCACCAGCACGCCATTATTAGAAATCGCCAGCTAAGTGCTCAGGCATTTAATTATGAAATTGATGACAATATCAATTATGGATTGAATATCCCTCAGCTTGATCTGCCTTGGCGGCCAGGCCAGGCCTATGCCGTATTACTTTCCGCAACCAGCCGTAGCGACAAAGAATGGGCAGAAGACAACTGGATAACTCTTGGCAAACGCCTGGATGCCATAGGTATTTGCAGCGTATTACCCTGGGGCAGCACTCTGGAACAAGAGCGCAGTCAGCGCCTGGCGGCTGCGATCCCACATGCGGTCTGCCCACCACAGATGAGCCTAAAAGAAGCTGCTTCACTACTTGCAGCCAGCCAGGTTGTGGTTGGTGTTGACACCGGTCTTGCTCATCTTGCCGCTGCAGTGGCTGTGCCTGTAATCGCTATTTTTTGCGCATCCGATCCACAGCTCACCGGCGTACTGGCCAGCAGCTATGCCGTTAATTTAGGCAACAACGGCGCACCACCCAGCCTTGAATCAGTCTGGCAAGCCACGCTGGATGGCATAAAATGA
- a CDS encoding DMT family transporter, with the protein MQKIAYLILVLLWSTTPLAINWSVQGVPYSAALASRFGLAAALALLVLIVCKQKIPASSWPASACAGFATSLAMFCVYWASQTVSSGLVAVLFGLIPLATAGFSWLWLGLKLNRFEMLAIVIGITGLLIIFAEKLNSAGILGVPVVLLAVLIQAAAAVKLKKLAARQSPLAVNAGALSIATVVLGMVCVWQTDVTNLTFPVQSLVAISYLAVFGSVLGFSLYYWLIRECRPISVSFISLITPAMALWMGYSLNGEEVSGSLIWGTACILLGLVVHLLAQRGRG; encoded by the coding sequence ATGCAAAAAATAGCATATTTAATATTGGTTTTGCTTTGGTCTACCACGCCTTTAGCAATTAATTGGAGCGTACAAGGTGTTCCCTACTCTGCTGCACTCGCCTCCCGTTTTGGGCTGGCTGCTGCCTTAGCACTGCTTGTGCTGATTGTTTGCAAACAAAAAATACCTGCAAGCAGCTGGCCTGCCAGTGCTTGTGCCGGGTTTGCTACATCTTTAGCCATGTTCTGTGTTTACTGGGCGTCACAAACCGTATCGTCAGGCTTAGTGGCAGTATTGTTTGGTTTGATTCCTCTGGCAACAGCTGGTTTTTCGTGGTTATGGTTGGGTTTAAAATTAAATCGCTTTGAAATGCTGGCGATAGTGATAGGTATCACAGGTTTGCTGATCATTTTTGCTGAAAAATTAAACTCGGCTGGCATACTGGGCGTGCCGGTAGTGCTGCTGGCTGTACTGATACAGGCTGCTGCTGCAGTAAAACTTAAAAAGCTAGCCGCCAGGCAATCTCCGCTGGCTGTAAATGCAGGGGCATTAAGCATTGCAACTGTAGTGCTGGGCATGGTGTGTGTATGGCAAACCGATGTCACAAATTTAACTTTTCCAGTACAAAGTTTAGTTGCAATCAGTTATCTGGCTGTATTTGGTTCGGTTCTGGGGTTTAGCCTGTATTACTGGCTAATCAGGGAATGCAGGCCGATCAGTGTGTCATTTATCTCCCTTATTACGCCTGCGATGGCTTTATGGATGGGATACAGCCTGAATGGCGAAGAAGTTTCGGGATCTTTGATCTGGGGAACGGCGTGTATTTTGCTTGGGCTGGTGGTGCATTTGCTGGCGCAGCGAGGGAGGGGGTGA